The following are from one region of the Carnobacterium gallinarum DSM 4847 genome:
- a CDS encoding PTS sugar transporter subunit IIC: MSVTDKISNLIMPVATKMANQRHLVAMRDSFIDIMPIIMANSLFTLFNALIFSNATINQYVDLSSLSDLALMVNNGTMGIMTIFITFLIGYRLAKHYISNGIIEKKNLSELHAGILSLALALIMFPLFNQVTPVGTTEAVDVSGVYLQSLTSSGGLFVGILAALLGTELLVKLSKSKKLRIKMPDGVPPAVAGSFNSLIPECLVIIIFAVGTFAIVKGTGLTVPDIIQTIISTPLQYAMESPFGLFVVQLFTQVFWFFGLHGQNIVSSVTSPPMLTAIQQNIDAFNAGQAIPNIVTNPWIGMYTLFGGTGAILPLLIAIFVASKRKDYQDVAKISLVPSLFNISEPVMFGIPVVMNPFLMVPFICVPLINLAIAYPLTALGLVAKSVVIPPWILPPILTAWVTTAGDIPATLLSLALFILDIFLYLPFVILSNKAMKNNTTD; this comes from the coding sequence ATGTCAGTCACAGATAAGATATCAAACCTAATAATGCCAGTTGCGACTAAGATGGCCAACCAACGTCATCTAGTTGCTATGCGAGACAGCTTTATTGATATTATGCCAATTATTATGGCAAATTCATTGTTTACTTTGTTCAATGCTCTTATATTTTCTAATGCAACGATTAATCAGTATGTTGATTTATCGTCGTTATCAGATCTTGCTTTAATGGTCAATAATGGAACAATGGGGATTATGACTATCTTTATTACATTTTTAATTGGTTACCGGTTAGCAAAACACTATATTAGTAATGGGATTATCGAGAAGAAGAATTTAAGTGAGCTGCATGCAGGTATTTTAAGTCTAGCACTTGCATTAATTATGTTTCCATTGTTTAATCAAGTTACACCTGTAGGAACAACTGAAGCAGTTGATGTTTCTGGAGTGTATTTACAGTCTTTAACCTCATCTGGTGGACTGTTTGTTGGGATTTTAGCAGCACTGTTAGGGACAGAATTGTTAGTAAAATTATCAAAAAGTAAAAAATTACGTATTAAGATGCCAGATGGTGTGCCTCCTGCAGTTGCCGGATCATTTAATTCTTTGATTCCAGAGTGTTTAGTGATTATTATTTTCGCAGTGGGGACATTTGCAATTGTTAAAGGAACAGGTTTGACAGTTCCAGATATTATTCAAACAATTATTTCAACGCCGCTACAATATGCAATGGAAAGTCCGTTTGGGCTGTTTGTTGTTCAATTATTTACACAAGTTTTTTGGTTCTTTGGATTACATGGTCAAAATATTGTATCATCCGTTACATCGCCACCAATGTTAACGGCTATTCAACAAAATATTGATGCATTTAATGCAGGGCAGGCCATTCCGAATATTGTAACAAATCCTTGGATTGGAATGTATACCTTATTTGGAGGAACCGGAGCGATTCTACCTTTACTAATTGCTATTTTTGTAGCATCAAAACGTAAGGATTATCAAGATGTTGCCAAAATAAGTTTAGTTCCAAGTCTTTTTAATATTTCAGAACCAGTTATGTTTGGGATTCCAGTTGTGATGAATCCATTCTTAATGGTTCCTTTTATATGCGTACCACTGATAAATTTAGCGATTGCCTATCCTTTGACAGCATTAGGATTAGTTGCTAAAAGTGTCGTTATTCCTCCGTGGATATTGCCGCCTATTTTAACGGCTTGGGTAACTACTGCTGGCGATATTCCTGCAACATTATTATCTCTTGCATTATTTATTTTAGATATTTTCTTATATTTGCCATTTGTTATTTTAAGTAATAAAGCGATGAAAAACAATACTACAGACTAA
- a CDS encoding LacI family DNA-binding transcriptional regulator, producing MATIQEVANHAGVSVGSVSRYLNGYQLKPANMKKIEESIEALEYKGNPLAKALKSNQTLSIGLLMNNMQSNFSASMVAQIEDELERFGYSILLSGFRNDYSQVERKLDFLLSRKIDGLIIFEAEQDWEAVQQLKNVDIPVISVNTPMEFDMVDSIVVNNKQSTKEVIEKMLQFGHEKIGIIAAPQTDYVARERLDGVLEAFAENNYPIEDAVIYYGDYSKQSGYTGMKHLLKNEEITAVFVCNYNMSLGALQEIYEQQLKIGEDISFASYDYFDASDIFNPKLTVIRQPVKEIGTLAANRMMEKIRNHGQLQGDIFVVPNDILWRDSVKERNNKNGED from the coding sequence ATGGCTACAATTCAAGAAGTTGCGAACCACGCAGGAGTTTCAGTAGGAAGTGTGTCTAGATATTTAAATGGTTATCAGTTAAAACCGGCAAATATGAAAAAAATTGAAGAATCTATTGAAGCGTTGGAATATAAGGGAAACCCATTGGCAAAAGCACTTAAAAGTAATCAAACGTTGTCTATTGGTTTATTGATGAATAATATGCAGAGTAATTTTTCAGCCTCAATGGTTGCTCAAATTGAAGATGAGTTAGAACGTTTTGGTTATAGTATTTTATTAAGTGGTTTCCGTAATGATTATAGTCAAGTTGAACGAAAGCTTGATTTCCTTCTTTCAAGAAAAATTGATGGTTTAATTATTTTTGAAGCGGAGCAGGATTGGGAAGCTGTACAACAACTAAAAAATGTTGATATTCCCGTAATCTCAGTGAATACACCCATGGAATTTGATATGGTTGATTCAATTGTTGTAAATAACAAACAAAGTACAAAAGAAGTAATCGAAAAAATGTTACAGTTTGGACATGAAAAAATCGGCATAATCGCGGCACCACAGACAGATTATGTTGCACGAGAACGTTTAGATGGGGTATTAGAAGCTTTTGCTGAAAATAATTATCCTATCGAAGATGCTGTAATTTACTATGGTGATTACTCAAAACAAAGTGGTTATACAGGAATGAAGCATCTTTTGAAAAATGAAGAGATAACAGCGGTATTCGTCTGTAATTACAATATGTCTTTAGGAGCATTACAAGAAATTTATGAGCAACAACTTAAAATTGGTGAGGATATTTCTTTTGCTAGCTATGATTATTTTGATGCTAGTGATATTTTCAATCCAAAATTAACAGTTATTCGTCAGCCAGTAAAGGAAATTGGAACATTAGCAGCTAATCGTATGATGGAAAAAATTCGCAATCATGGGCAGTTACAAGGCGATATTTTTGTTGTTCCTAATGATATTTTATGGCGTGATTCAGTTAAGGAAAGGAATAATAAAAATGGTGAAGATTAG